A window of Dehalococcoidia bacterium genomic DNA:
GACCTGGTGGTGGGCACGGGCCTCAACTTCGGTGCGCGCCGATTACTTCCCGAGATCATCGATGCATTCAACGGACACGTCGTGCGGCGCGCGTCCGCCGGGACGTGACGTTGCGAACGGGGAAGATCCCCTCGTCGATGCTTGCGCAACTCCTGCGCGGCATCCCGGCGGATCCGCGCGTGCTTGTCGGACCGGGCATCGGGCGCGATGCGGCGGTGATCGACATCGGCAACGGCCGCGTGCTCGTCGCGAAGACCGACCCGATCACGTTCGCGACGGAGCTGGCAGGTTGGTACGCAGTAAACGTCAATGCAAACGACATCGCGTGCATGGGCGCCGAGCCGCAATGGATGCTGGCGACGGCGCTGCTGCCTGACGGCGTCGCCGACGCACTTCCTTCCGAGATATTCCGCCAGTTGCTGGACGCGTGCGAGAACCTCGGCGTCGCGCTGGTCGGCGGGCACACGGAGGTGACGATCGGGCTCGACCGCCCGATCGTGGTCGGCGCGATGTTCGGGGAGGCCGCGCGCGATGACATCGTGAGCGGGGACGGCATCGAAGACGGAGACGTCGTGATGATCACGAAGGGCATTGCCATCGAGGGCACGGCGCTACTCGCCCGCGAGTCGGCTGATGCGTTGGCGATGCGCGGCGTGGACGCACGGACGATCGAGCGGGCGCGGGACATGCTGTTCGCACCCGGAATCAGCGTCGTCGAGGATGCGCGTGCGGTGCGCCGCGCTGCGAAGCCGCGACTGATGCACGATCCGACGGAGGGAGGCCTGGCGACGGCGCTCTACGAGATGGCGGAGGCGGCGGAACGGACGATTCGCATCGACCTGGAGGCCGTACCGATATTTGAGGACACGCGCGCAATCTGCGGCGCCCTTGGACTCGACCCGATGGGGCTGCTGTCATCGGGGGCGCTGCTGGCGATCATCGGACGCGAGCATGTCGCGGCTGTGACGTCGGAACTGGCGCGGGTTACGATCGATGGAAGAATCATCGGCACGGTCGAACGGGGAGACGCGAGGGTTATAATGGGTGCCGAGGAATCAGCTTCGCCTCTGCCCACGTTTGACCGCGACGAACTGGCGCGGTTCTATGATGTCGTCGAGACGGACCGAGAGAGAGTACCCCGGAAGGAATAGGTGTATGACGTCCGAAGGCCAAGCACGGACACTCGGCGAACTCAAGCAGTCGGGGTACCGCCCGCTCAGCGTCAAAGAGGAGATGCGCAACAACCTGATCACGCGCATCCGCAACGGCGCGCAGATGTTCGACGGCATCTACGGGTACGAAGAGTCGGTGGTGCCGCAACTCGAGAACGCGATCCTCTCGGGGCAGGACATTATCTTCCTGGGCGAGCGCGGACAGGCGAAGTCGCGCATCATCCGCAACCTTGTGAACCTGCTCGATGAAGCGATGCCGATCATCGCAGGGAGCGAACTGAACGAGAGCCCGTTCGAGCCGATCACAAACGCCAGTCGCGGACGGATCGAGCAGGAGGGCGACAACCTTGAGATCGAGTGGATCGGCCGCGACCGCCGGTACGGTGAGAAGCTCGCGACGCCGGATATCACGATCGCGGACCTGATCGGCGAAGTCGACCCGATCAAGGTCGCCGAAGGACGCTACCTGGCGGACGAGTTGACGATTCACTACGGGCTGATCCCGCGCACGAACCGCGGCATCTTCTGCATCAACGAGTTGCCGGACTTGGCGGAGCGCATCCAGGTCGGACTGCTGAACATCATGGAAGAGCGCGACGTGCAGATCCGCGGCTATCACATCCGCATGCCGCTCGACGTGCTTGTTGTCGCTACGGCGAACCCGGAGGACTACACGAACCGGGGTCGCATCATCACGCCGCTGAAGGACCGCTACGGCGCGCAGATCCGGACGCACTACCCGCGCAACGTCGAGCACGAGATCGACATCATGGAGCAGGAGAGCTCGGCATTCGAGGATGCGGATTACAAGGTCAGCGTCCCGCACTACATGAAGGAGATCGTCGCGGAGATCACGCGACTCGCCCGCCGCAGCCCCGACGTGAACCAGCGGTCCGGCGTATCGGTGCGCGCTTCGATCGCGGACTACGAGAGCCTGCTGGCGAACGCGATGCGGCGCAGCATCCGTCTTGGCGAGAACGACGTGGTGCCGCGGGTGAGCGACCTGCCGTTCGTCATCCCGACGATCAGCGGCAAGGTCGAATTTGAGACGGTCGAAGACGGCAAGGAAGAACAGATCATCGAGAAGCTGATCCAGGGGGCGGTGGTGGCGGTGTTCAACCGCTACTTCAACGTCGTCGACCTGGAGGACGTGGTGACGCGCTTCAAGGCGGGGCTTTCGGCGGAAGTGAGCGACGGCATGAGTTCCGTGCAGTACGTCGAGCTGATGAAGTCGATCGACGGGCTCGCCAAGGCTGTTGCGAAGCTCGATACGGGCGAGAATCCGGCGCTGGTTGCGAGCGCGATGGAGTTCGTGCTGGAGGGGCTGCACCTGAACAAGCGCCTGAACAAGGATCGCATCGGCGGGCGCGTGCAGTACCGTGGGTAAGAAATGAGTGAGGACGTCTTCACGTATTTTGCTCGCGACGGACAATCCGAGGTAGTGCACGGTTCGCTCGAAGGGCGTGGTCGCATCTGGGTTCGCGGCGAGTACCAGGGCAACGATGTTCCTAGCCCGCTGAACGTGCGAGTCGGAGACTCCGGCATCAAGGCATGGATGGTTATTTTGTGGCTTAACGTCAGCGAGCAGGGGAACCGCGAGAAGCTGCTGCGCGACTTCGAGAGCGTCCTGACTCGAGAGGATCTTGAGAACGCTCTGTGGTTCTATGAGAATAGCCCGATGGCTAAGGAGTCAATCGATCAGCGCATAGGGGAGGAGCTGCAACCCGCCTAGGGTTCATGGCTCGCCTGTACATCGATGAGAACGTAGGCAATTTTGCATCGCCGCTTCGGGCACAGGGCCTCGATGTGCTTTCGGTGGTAGAGGACAGCAACCGTAGGAGTCGCACCGATGCCTGGCATTTTCGCGAGGCCGTCGATCAACGACGAATTCTAATCACGTTCAACCGGCGCGACTTCGATTACCTCCATAAGCTGTGGACGACGCTCCATGCCTTGCGGCTCGTCGATGAACCGCATCCGGGCATCCTGACCGCGACACCGGCACGAAACCTTACTCCAGAAACTTGGTTACCGAACTTGATAGATAGACTCGGATCTGACGTCATTCCCGGCCGCCTGTTACGATGGAATCCTGGCAGCGGTAAGTGGCAAACGGATCAAAGGCGATCTGAAGACGCCTGACCCCGGAGGACGCGCATATGGTCGCCTGGCGATACAGCGAATGGGACGGCACGCAGGAGATTCCGCCGCTCGATCCGGACGACGTGCTGGAAGCGCTCACCGACGACCTAATGAACTTCGGGGACCTGCAACACGCCATGCGCAACCTGCTCCAGCGCGGCATGCGCGATAACACCGGCAACCGGCTGCAGGGCTTGCGCGATCTGCTGCAGCAACTTCGCCAGCAGCGGCGCAATACGCTGGACCGCTTCAATCTCTCGTCGGTGATGGACGACATCAAGCGGCAGCTCGACGAGTTGCTCGACATGGAGCGCAACACGATCGACCGGCGGCTGCAAGAGGCGACCGGCGACCAGCCGCCCTCGGATGACGCATCGTCACAGCCGCAGGGAGGCCAGCAGCCTTCCGGAGAGCAGAGCGGTCAGCCGCAAGGTGGTCAGCCGCAGTCGGGCCAGGCGCAGAGCGGACAACAGCAGCAGGGCACGCCGGGCCAGCCTTCGATGTCGGGCGCGCAGGGTTCGCAGCAGGGCGGCCAGCCGGGTGAAGGCGGACCGTCGCAGTCGGGGCAGCAGGGCGGCGACCAGGACCAGTTCGCGAAGATGCTGGAGAACATCGCGAACCGCAAGAAGAACTTCCTCTCCAATCTGCCCCAGGACATGCCGGGCGCAGTGAAGGAACTCCAGAACTACGAGTTCATGGATCCGGAAGCGCAGCACAAGTTCAACGAGTTGATGGAGTCGTTGAAGAAGGCGATGACGGAGACCTTCTTCAAGGACATGTACAACCAGATCGCGAACATGTCGCCGGAAGACATGGCGCGCATGAAGCAGATGGTCAAGGACCTCAACCAGATGCTCAGCGACCGGCTGGCGGGCGGGGAGCCGGACTTCGACGGGTTCATGCAGAAGTACGGCGATCTGTTCGGGCCGAATCCGCCGCAGTCGCTGGATGAACTCGTGGCGCAAATGCAGTCGCAGATCTCGCAGATGCAGAACCTGCTCGATAGCTTGCCGGGCGACATGCGCCAGCAGTTGCAGGAGTTGCTTTCCGATAAGGTCGGCGATCCGGAGCTGCAGTCGGAGCTTTCGGAGCTGGCGTCCAATTTGGAGTTCCTGTCGCCGATGCGCGACATGCGCAATCAATATCCGTTCCGCGGCGACGAGGAGATCGATCTCAACCAGGCGATGCGGCTGATGGACGAGATGCAGTCGATGGACGACCTGGAGCGTCAGCTCGAGCGCACGCAATACGGCGGCGACATCGACGACATTGACGAGGAGAAGCTGCGCGAGCTGCTCGGGGAAGAAGCGTCGGAGACGCTCGACCAGCTGAAGAAGTTCCTGGAGATCCTGGAGCAGTCCGGCTACATCCGTCGCAAGGGCAACAACTGGGAATTGACGCCGCGCGGCACGCGCAAAATCGGCCAGAAGGCGCTCGGCGAGATCTACTCGCAGCTCAAGCAGGATTCGTTCGGCAAGCACGCCGTGCGAGACAATGGCCGTGGCGGCGAGCGCGCCGACGATACGAAGAAGTACGAGTTCGGCGACCCGTTCCACCTGGCGCTCGACAAGACGATCATGAATTCGCTGCGCCGCGAGGGGCCTTCGCTGCCGGTGCGGCTCGACAAGGACGACTTCGAGGTCTACCGCTCGGAACAGCTGACGCAGACGGCGACCGTGATGATGGTAGACCTCTCGTGGTCGATGGCGCTGCGCGGCTCGTTCCAGGCGGCAAAGAAAGTAGCACTGGCGCTGAACAATCTGATCCGCAGCCAGTTCAGCCGCGACAGCCTGTACATCATCGGGTTTTCGGCGTACGCGCGAGAGCTGCAGGCGGAGCAATTGCCGTACGTGCGCTGGGACGAGTCGGTGCTGGGTACGAACATGCACCATGCGCTGATGCTGGCGCAGAACCTGCTTGCCAAGCACAAGAACGGCACGCGGCAGATCATCATGATCTCCGACGGTGAGCCGACGGCGCACCTCGAGCGCGGACGTTCGTACTTCGCGTATCCGCCGAGCCCGATCACGATCCGCGAGACGCTGAAGGAAGTGAAGCGGGCGACGCAGAAGGGCATCACGATCAACACGTTCATGCTCGACAGGAACTACTACCTGAAGGAGTTCGTGAACCAGGTCGCGAAGATCAACAAGGGGCGCGTCTTCTACACGACTCCGGACAAGCTCGGGCAGTACATCCTGGTCGACTACGTGCAGAACAAGCGCAAGAACGTCAAGGGGACGTAGGCGCGCGCTGCGCGCGGACTGTTTCAGTTTTCAGTTGTAAGTTGTAAGTGGCGCCGGCGGAAGGCCTGTTCGGTGATGCAGGTATGTGGGTTTTCATCGAACGGATCGGCGATCTCTACGTCGGCGTCGCCCATGACGAGGCGGGCCGCGAGCTATTGGAGATCACCACACCAGTCACGGACTCCGAGATCCACGCACAGTTCGCGGCATTGGCAGACTACGGAGACTGCACTGACGTCGACTTGGCTCTCTACGATGCCGACGAGGCACTTAATAGCGGGCAAGAAGCCCAACGCGAATTCTTCCATTTGCTCCGCGTGCGAGCCATGGCCGGCCTGTCTTCCCCGTCGGACTGCGCGTACGTGGTGGATCAGGTACGCGATCCCGACTCCAGGCACGACATCCGATTTCTTCTTTGGACACTCGCCTACATGGGCTCGCAATACGAGGATGTCGTCGCGCCGTTTCTCGATCACGCAAACACAGTCGAAGAAGCCGAGTACGCAATGGACGCCCTCCTCCAAATGGGGCTTCTCGACAAGTACGTCGACCGCCTTATCGAATGGATGCACGGGCACCGGGTTTTCCCGAACACCATGGCATCGGAACAACGACCTGCGGCATGGCCGCAAACGCCTTCAGGAAGAGCCAGAACCCGAAGATACTTCAGGCGCTAATACGCGTCCAGGGACACTACCGAACGATGGGCGTCGCGCGAACACGCGCTCGGTTGCCTGGCCATCGCAATCGATGTTGAGAATGCGCCAGTGGGCGAACGCCTTCCGCCGCATCACCCTTACTTCACTCTGCTACTTCAGAAGGCAAAGGTTCTTTTGGAGAATCTTCACACCGGATGACGACGGGGCCTTAGACTTCGCGGCGGCCTCGTCAGCGCATCTGCGCGCGGATCTCGCCCCTGGGGTATTCGGACGTGTGGACATTAACTTAGGAGTTGACCGACTCGACCGCGGACAAGCTGGGCAGTACATCCTGGTCGACTACGTGCAGAACAAGCGGAAGAACGTCACGGGGAGGTGACGGCCGCTCGTGCGGCCGAGTTGTCAGTTGCCAGTCGTCAGTTGAAAGTGCATCGTCGCGGCGAGAGAGATTCTTCGCCGCGCTCAGAATGACGCATGTTCAGCGGATGGGTGTGCGCGCGGGTGTTTGTCGTGCGGAGAGATTCTTCGCTTCGCTCTGAATGACGGTATTGCGGGGCGTTGGTGTGCGGGTGCGACGGTGGTGGTCGTGACGGAATCCTTCGCGTTGCTCAGGATGACGTTATGCGGCGTCTTTCTCCGCAGGTCGATTGGCGTGCGGAGAGATTCTTCGCTTCGCTCTGAATGACGGTATTGCGGGGCGTTGGTGTGCGGGTGCGACGGTGGTGGTCGTGACGGAATCCTTCGCGTTGCTCAGGATGACGTTATGCGGCGTCTTTCTCCGCAGGTCGATTGGCGTGCGGAGAGATTCTTCGCTTCGCTCTGAATGACGAATGGCGCCGATGGTGCGTTGCACGGCGGGATTTCGCCGCGCTCAGAATGATCTGTGGCGGACGCACGGGCGCACGGTTACCTGATGGCGTTGCAGGTGGGTTTAGGCGCCGCCGCCGCTTGCGCTCGCCATGGCGAGTTCCGTGTCGGGTACGGCGGGTACCGGCTGATGATGCGGCGGCATGCCAGCGAGTTCGCGCATGGCGTTTTCGAGCATCTTCGTGCCATCGGACACGGAGGTGACGCCTTCGACGGAGACCGGCGCGCCGATACGCACGCTGACGGATGCGGGGCGCGGCTTGCGGGCGCCCTTGGGCATGACTTCGCGCAGTCCTTCGATGTACAAGGGGATGACCGGGACGTGCGCCTGCATGGCCATGATCGTGGGGCCGACCTTGAAGCGTTGCACCTGGCCCGACTTGGAACGGCCGCCTTCCGGGTAGATCAGGAGCGACCACTTTCGCTTGAGCAGCGACAGCGGGTACTCGAGTTGCTTGACGCCACCGCCACGCGCGACGGGGAAGGTGCCATGGAACAACGAGTACCACCAGGTGCGCTTCTTGCGGCTGGCATAGAACTTGTCCGCGGCCGCGGCGATGATGATGCGATTGCGAATGCGCTCCGGCAGCGCCGCGAGCACAACCGGCGTATCGAAGTGCGAGCTGTGATTGGCGATCACGATCGCGCCGCCCTTGTGATTCGCCAGGTTCTCGATGCCTTCGACGTTCAACGGTTTGCAGTAGCGTTTGACGTGGCGCGTCATCACCCAGTGACGTCCGGTACGGCGCAACGTGCGCGCCCATAGCGACGTCTGCCAGCGATGCGGCTCCGTACGATACGGCTGCATCTCCAGCAGCTTCACGAAGCGATGCATACCGATGGCCGGGGCGACGACCATGCGCGTCGTGCCGAGGCCGGCGATCTCGGATTGGATGAGCTGAACGGCGGCGTTGTCCTCTGCTTCGATAATCGTGACGAAGTCGTACGGTCCGAGAGTGGCGTATTGCGCGGTGACTCGCGCGCCAAGGTGCTCGGCGATGCGCGTGACCTCCCGGACGCGGCCGGGATCGGCATGCACGCGCTTACGTCCTTGGGACGTCAGGGTGGTGAAGACGACGTAACACGCCACGATCGCCTGTCCTTACTTGCGCTGGAGCATCTTGGTGAACGCATCGACGGGCAGGGCAGGCAAGGTGGTGAGCGAGACGGTGCCGCGAGCGCCGAGTTCGACGGAGATGCGTGCGACCGTCTCATTGTCGGGGGCTTCGAGGATGTTCACGAAGTCGTAGCCGCCGAGCACGGCGTACTGCTGCAGGACGCGCGCGCCCATCGCCTCGATCTCGCGGTTGACTTCCTGGAGGCGCTCGGGTCGCTCTTTGAGGGTCTTGCGGCCTTCATCGGTGAGGGTGCTGAGCATGATGTAGGTGGCCATCTGTCGCCTTCCTTCCGATCATCCTGATCGTGGGAGACGATCGTACTCCAGCCGAGGGCGGAATTCCAGAGCGGCGCGGGCCCGCCATCGAAAGTGACGCGGTGAATTAACTCAGATCAGGGTGCAAAACAGGCGCGCGAGCTCTACATCGAGCTGGGTGCCGGCGGCGCCGAGCAGGATCTGCTTGGCGTCCTTCGAGCCGAGCGCGCCGCGGTGCGGCCGTTCGCTGACGAGCGCCGAGTAGACATCGGCGACGGCGATGATGCGCGCTTCGAGGGGGATGTCGTCGCCGGCGAGCATTTCGGGGTAGCCCTTGCCATCGGGGCGTTCGTGGTGACGGGCGATCCAGGTCGCTACCTCTTCAAACCCCGGCAGGCCCTGCAGGATCATCTCGGAGCTGGACGGATGCTGCCGCATCACCTGCATCTCGGTGATAGACAGGATGTCAGGCTTCGACATAACGCGTGCGGGGACGCCGAGCAGGCCCAGGTCGTGCAGCAGGGCGCCGATGCGGATCATCTCGGTGTGATCGGGATCGAGCGCGAGCGCCGTCGCCAGTTTTTCGGCGCCGTCGGCGGTGCGTCGGGAGTGGCCCGCGGTGTGGCCGCCCTTGGCGTCGGAGATGTCGGCGAACACTTCGGCGAAGCGCATCACGCGCTTCTTGCTCCTGCGCGTATCGATGGGCCCGCGCAGGGCATTGAGCGTCTCGGCCAGGTCTTCGGAGTAGAGCCCGAGCCAGAAGTTGTCGGAGCGCGCGAGCGCGAGCAACGTCTTGGCGACGGCCGGATCGATGACGGTACCCGCGTACTCTATGACCGCCTGCGGAAAACGTCTTCGCGCCGCAAGCGAACTGATCTCCGCGGCGATGATCACCTCGGCGAGGTCGGCGGCAGCCACGATGCGCGCCTCCAGCGGAGTGGCATCGCCGGCGGCGGCGTGCGGGAAGCCTTCGCCGTCCCAGCGCTCGTGGTGTGCGAGCACGGCGGAGGCCGCTTCATCGGCGAGATCGAGTGTGCGCACCGTTTCGGCGCCGAGCATGCAGTGCTGGTGGACGGCATCGGCGACGTCGTGCTGATCGGCGAACGCGAACGGGCCGCGAGCCTCGGCCGCGCGCAGCGGCATCGGTCCGAAGATCGTCTCCTCGTCGACGCCGGCGACGCGACAGATGTCGGACGCGGCGAGCGTCACGCCGATGTCGTGGAGGAGGGCGCCGAAGTAGGCGCCGGCGCGCTGGTCGGGCGAGATATCCATGCGGTCGGCAAGACTGGTGGCGATGTAACAGACGCGCTGAGCATGGCCGATGGGCTTGCCCTCGGCAAGGTCGAGGCCCTGGCTGAGCCCGATGGCCAGTTCGGCGGCGGTGAGCGCGTGCAGGCGCTCCGGACGCCGCGTGACCGGCAGGGCCAGGTCATCGAGCGTGAGGACGGGCCGGCGCGGGGGGCTGCTGTCACTGACCACGGGCGCTCCGCGTAGATTCAAATCGGCCTGACGGGTTGCTCGACGAAAGTATCGGCGGGGAAATCCCTTACTTTCGGGGGCAGGCACCCGCGGAGCCGCGGCCAAAGCGGAGCAGCCAGATTCGATTTAGGTGCGAGCGTCAAGAATAGGCGGGACGCATGAAGGGCTCCTGCGGGCGCCCTTCTGCTTCAGGGCGCTATGAACGGCTATCGGCGGCGGCGTGCGCCCACGGCGACGAGCCCGCCACCGCCGACGGTGAGCACGAGACCGGCCGCGAGAAGCAGCCATGTTGATGAACTC
This region includes:
- a CDS encoding AIR synthase related protein → MLAQLLRGIPADPRVLVGPGIGRDAAVIDIGNGRVLVAKTDPITFATELAGWYAVNVNANDIACMGAEPQWMLATALLPDGVADALPSEIFRQLLDACENLGVALVGGHTEVTIGLDRPIVVGAMFGEAARDDIVSGDGIEDGDVVMITKGIAIEGTALLARESADALAMRGVDARTIERARDMLFAPGISVVEDARAVRRAAKPRLMHDPTEGGLATALYEMAEAAERTIRIDLEAVPIFEDTRAICGALGLDPMGLLSSGALLAIIGREHVAAVTSELARVTIDGRIIGTVERGDARVIMGAEESASPLPTFDRDELARFYDVVETDRERVPRKE
- a CDS encoding 1-acyl-sn-glycerol-3-phosphate acyltransferase, encoding MACYVVFTTLTSQGRKRVHADPGRVREVTRIAEHLGARVTAQYATLGPYDFVTIIEAEDNAAVQLIQSEIAGLGTTRMVVAPAIGMHRFVKLLEMQPYRTEPHRWQTSLWARTLRRTGRHWVMTRHVKRYCKPLNVEGIENLANHKGGAIVIANHSSHFDTPVVLAALPERIRNRIIIAAAADKFYASRKKRTWWYSLFHGTFPVARGGGVKQLEYPLSLLKRKWSLLIYPEGGRSKSGQVQRFKVGPTIMAMQAHVPVIPLYIEGLREVMPKGARKPRPASVSVRIGAPVSVEGVTSVSDGTKMLENAMRELAGMPPHHQPVPAVPDTELAMASASGGGA
- a CDS encoding sigma 54-interacting transcriptional regulator gives rise to the protein MTSEGQARTLGELKQSGYRPLSVKEEMRNNLITRIRNGAQMFDGIYGYEESVVPQLENAILSGQDIIFLGERGQAKSRIIRNLVNLLDEAMPIIAGSELNESPFEPITNASRGRIEQEGDNLEIEWIGRDRRYGEKLATPDITIADLIGEVDPIKVAEGRYLADELTIHYGLIPRTNRGIFCINELPDLAERIQVGLLNIMEERDVQIRGYHIRMPLDVLVVATANPEDYTNRGRIITPLKDRYGAQIRTHYPRNVEHEIDIMEQESSAFEDADYKVSVPHYMKEIVAEITRLARRSPDVNQRSGVSVRASIADYESLLANAMRRSIRLGENDVVPRVSDLPFVIPTISGKVEFETVEDGKEEQIIEKLIQGAVVAVFNRYFNVVDLEDVVTRFKAGLSAEVSDGMSSVQYVELMKSIDGLAKAVAKLDTGENPALVASAMEFVLEGLHLNKRLNKDRIGGRVQYRG
- a CDS encoding VWA domain-containing protein; the protein is MVAWRYSEWDGTQEIPPLDPDDVLEALTDDLMNFGDLQHAMRNLLQRGMRDNTGNRLQGLRDLLQQLRQQRRNTLDRFNLSSVMDDIKRQLDELLDMERNTIDRRLQEATGDQPPSDDASSQPQGGQQPSGEQSGQPQGGQPQSGQAQSGQQQQGTPGQPSMSGAQGSQQGGQPGEGGPSQSGQQGGDQDQFAKMLENIANRKKNFLSNLPQDMPGAVKELQNYEFMDPEAQHKFNELMESLKKAMTETFFKDMYNQIANMSPEDMARMKQMVKDLNQMLSDRLAGGEPDFDGFMQKYGDLFGPNPPQSLDELVAQMQSQISQMQNLLDSLPGDMRQQLQELLSDKVGDPELQSELSELASNLEFLSPMRDMRNQYPFRGDEEIDLNQAMRLMDEMQSMDDLERQLERTQYGGDIDDIDEEKLRELLGEEASETLDQLKKFLEILEQSGYIRRKGNNWELTPRGTRKIGQKALGEIYSQLKQDSFGKHAVRDNGRGGERADDTKKYEFGDPFHLALDKTIMNSLRREGPSLPVRLDKDDFEVYRSEQLTQTATVMMVDLSWSMALRGSFQAAKKVALALNNLIRSQFSRDSLYIIGFSAYARELQAEQLPYVRWDESVLGTNMHHALMLAQNLLAKHKNGTRQIIMISDGEPTAHLERGRSYFAYPPSPITIRETLKEVKRATQKGITINTFMLDRNYYLKEFVNQVAKINKGRVFYTTPDKLGQYILVDYVQNKRKNVKGT
- a CDS encoding GYD domain-containing protein, whose translation is MATYIMLSTLTDEGRKTLKERPERLQEVNREIEAMGARVLQQYAVLGGYDFVNILEAPDNETVARISVELGARGTVSLTTLPALPVDAFTKMLQRK
- a CDS encoding DUF5615 family PIN-like protein — protein: MARLYIDENVGNFASPLRAQGLDVLSVVEDSNRRSRTDAWHFREAVDQRRILITFNRRDFDYLHKLWTTLHALRLVDEPHPGILTATPARNLTPETWLPNLIDRLGSDVIPGRLLRWNPGSGKWQTDQRRSEDA
- a CDS encoding HD domain-containing phosphohydrolase is translated as MVSDSSPPRRPVLTLDDLALPVTRRPERLHALTAAELAIGLSQGLDLAEGKPIGHAQRVCYIATSLADRMDISPDQRAGAYFGALLHDIGVTLAASDICRVAGVDEETIFGPMPLRAAEARGPFAFADQHDVADAVHQHCMLGAETVRTLDLADEAASAVLAHHERWDGEGFPHAAAGDATPLEARIVAAADLAEVIIAAEISSLAARRRFPQAVIEYAGTVIDPAVAKTLLALARSDNFWLGLYSEDLAETLNALRGPIDTRRSKKRVMRFAEVFADISDAKGGHTAGHSRRTADGAEKLATALALDPDHTEMIRIGALLHDLGLLGVPARVMSKPDILSITEMQVMRQHPSSSEMILQGLPGFEEVATWIARHHERPDGKGYPEMLAGDDIPLEARIIAVADVYSALVSERPHRGALGSKDAKQILLGAAGTQLDVELARLFCTLI